In Acidobacteriota bacterium, a single genomic region encodes these proteins:
- a CDS encoding PqqD family protein has translation MRNPDARWRVPSRVVSCTVGGQTALLDTATGACYALDHVGTRFLELLGDGARLGDVAARLLGEYAVEPERLAADLQRLVEEMTARGLLEEGF, from the coding sequence ATGAGAAACCCCGACGCCCGGTGGCGGGTCCCTTCGCGCGTGGTGTCCTGCACGGTGGGGGGGCAGACCGCGCTCCTGGACACCGCGACCGGCGCCTGCTACGCCCTCGATCACGTGGGGACCCGCTTCCTGGAACTGCTGGGGGACGGGGCCCGCCTGGGGGACGTCGCCGCCCGACTGCTGGGGGAGTACGCGGTGGAACCGGAGCGTCTCGCCGCCGACCTGCAGCGCCTGGTGGAGGAGATGACGGCGAGGGGGCTGTTGGAGGAAGGTTTTTAG
- a CDS encoding PqqD family protein yields the protein MMKIENSQVALAGKVYEKTGSLVTRRIAGELILVPISGDLANLQRIFTLTPVAEFIWERLDKKRDLIGIRDDVVARFDVESSQADADIFAFIEKLINARLIKEVEK from the coding sequence GTGATGAAGATTGAAAATTCTCAAGTGGCTCTTGCCGGGAAGGTTTACGAGAAAACAGGTTCTCTCGTTACACGCCGAATCGCTGGAGAGCTAATTCTCGTGCCCATATCCGGCGACTTGGCGAATCTTCAGCGCATTTTCACTCTCACACCGGTTGCTGAATTCATTTGGGAACGATTGGACAAAAAGCGGGACTTGATTGGGATTCGCGACGATGTTGTCGCTCGTTTCGACGTGGAAAGCTCTCAGGCGGACGCCGACATCTTCGCTTTTATAGAGAAACTCATCAACGCTCGACTGATCAAGGAAGTGGAGAAGTGA
- a CDS encoding tetratricopeptide repeat protein — MVKSFGGMQTVILFAALAALASAPLRAEAPAYSLSEYKAYMKVHDAMDPAEKEALIFDFLDYNAQSSLTANVLYELQAYLDTLFKEGRLDQAAVAAKRALDYHPVARDLAERAMARLCFVRGDWPGFVTYSEMIYKRVPTPRLAAEIAVAAFKSGDTARFERFTAIVGEKGDTREKADLHFTVFQEHVKAEAAEKALAEARVLVGVLDLPEKPADFSGDWNVYQLDVLNPALGTVGMAHYKAGEWAQAIEVLQKIVKRNPRDASTYYYLGTAYLKQDSLRLAAENYACAAVLSAGPVSEKSAEMIRKIITATESDERAYDAYLQKAKEKLGLG, encoded by the coding sequence ATGGTCAAATCGTTCGGAGGCATGCAGACCGTCATCCTGTTCGCCGCCCTGGCCGCCCTCGCGTCGGCGCCGCTCCGGGCCGAGGCGCCCGCCTACTCCCTGTCGGAGTACAAGGCCTACATGAAGGTCCACGACGCCATGGACCCGGCCGAAAAGGAAGCGTTGATCTTCGACTTCCTCGACTACAACGCCCAGTCCTCCCTGACGGCCAACGTGCTCTACGAACTCCAGGCCTACCTGGACACCCTCTTCAAGGAAGGGCGGCTGGACCAGGCGGCCGTCGCGGCCAAGCGGGCCCTGGACTACCACCCCGTGGCGAGGGACCTCGCGGAGCGGGCCATGGCCCGGCTCTGCTTCGTGCGGGGCGACTGGCCGGGCTTCGTCACCTACTCCGAGATGATCTACAAGCGGGTCCCCACCCCCCGGCTGGCCGCGGAGATCGCGGTGGCGGCGTTCAAGAGCGGGGACACCGCCCGCTTCGAGCGCTTCACGGCCATCGTGGGCGAGAAGGGCGACACGAGGGAGAAGGCCGACCTCCACTTTACCGTTTTCCAGGAGCACGTGAAGGCGGAGGCCGCGGAGAAGGCCCTTGCCGAGGCCCGGGTCCTGGTGGGGGTCCTCGACCTCCCCGAGAAGCCGGCGGACTTTTCCGGGGACTGGAACGTCTACCAGCTGGACGTGCTCAACCCCGCCCTGGGGACCGTCGGCATGGCCCACTACAAGGCCGGGGAGTGGGCCCAGGCCATCGAGGTCCTGCAGAAGATCGTCAAGCGCAACCCCCGGGACGCCTCCACCTACTACTACCTCGGGACGGCCTACCTCAAGCAGGACAGCCTGCGCCTGGCGGCCGAGAATTACGCCTGCGCCGCGGTGCTGAGCGCGGGGCCGGTGTCGGAGAAGTCGGCCGAGATGATCCGGAAGATCATCACCGCCACCGAGTCCGACGAGCGGGCCTACGACGCCTACCTGCAGAAGGCGAAGGAGAAGCTGGGGCTCGGCTGA
- a CDS encoding ABC transporter ATP-binding protein, with translation MTKDVEILREKLTQARGTLPYLLRAVKLVWAAAPRWAAAWAGVLLVQGLLPAALVYLTRALVDRLVRVMQAPAPSWESVQPLLPVAALMAGLLLADELLRGLGAWVRDSLSEQVQDHIRDRIHRQSMAVDLAYYDQPDYFDHLHRAQREAGYRPVLLLENLGGLAQNGLTLSAMAVILLPYGPWLPAALLLCTLPAFWVVLRHRLRWFHWHLRNTPAERRTWYYDWLLTARETAAEARLFGLGPHFRSLYQALRRRLRTERRDLARAEGWAEFAAGALALLVTGLSMAWMVWRALRHELTLGDLALCYQAFSQGQRLMGSLLASAGEIYSNSLFLEDLFAFLELEPRVTGPPDPVPAPPALREGVRFEGVSFTYPGSGRPALRNFDLTIPTGAVTAIVGPNGAGKSTLLKLLCRFYDPGAGRITLDGSDLRRFPLDDLRRRVTVLFQEPVHYNLTVAENIALGDLATPPTGPGVEGAARDAGAEGIVAGLPEGYDTLLGKLFLGGSDLSVGEWQRIALARAFYRRAPLLVLDEPTSAMDPWAEADWLERFLRLAEGLTAVVITHRFTTAMYARTIHVMDGGRIVESGSHAELLARQGLYAQSWTRQMRAGGRNV, from the coding sequence ATGACGAAAGACGTCGAGATCCTTCGGGAAAAACTGACCCAGGCGCGGGGGACGCTGCCGTACCTGCTGCGCGCCGTGAAGCTGGTGTGGGCGGCGGCCCCGCGGTGGGCGGCCGCCTGGGCGGGGGTGCTGCTGGTGCAGGGCCTGCTGCCGGCGGCCCTGGTCTACCTCACCCGGGCCCTGGTGGACCGCCTGGTCCGGGTGATGCAGGCGCCGGCCCCGTCGTGGGAGTCGGTCCAGCCCCTGCTGCCGGTGGCGGCGCTCATGGCCGGCCTGCTCCTGGCCGACGAGCTGCTGCGGGGCCTCGGCGCCTGGGTGCGGGACAGCCTCTCGGAGCAGGTGCAGGACCACATCCGCGACCGCATCCACCGGCAGTCCATGGCGGTGGACCTGGCCTACTACGACCAGCCCGATTACTTCGACCACCTTCACCGGGCCCAGCGGGAGGCCGGCTACCGGCCGGTCCTGCTGCTGGAGAACCTGGGGGGCCTGGCCCAGAACGGGCTCACCCTCTCCGCCATGGCCGTGATCCTCCTCCCCTACGGCCCGTGGCTCCCCGCCGCCCTGCTGCTGTGCACCCTCCCCGCCTTCTGGGTGGTGCTCCGCCACCGCCTGCGCTGGTTCCACTGGCACCTGCGCAACACCCCCGCCGAGCGCCGGACCTGGTACTACGACTGGCTGCTCACGGCGCGGGAGACGGCGGCCGAGGCGCGGCTCTTCGGCCTCGGGCCCCACTTCCGCTCGCTCTACCAGGCCCTGCGCCGCCGGCTGCGGACCGAGCGCCGCGACCTGGCCCGGGCCGAGGGGTGGGCGGAGTTCGCCGCCGGCGCCCTCGCGTTGCTGGTGACGGGCCTGTCCATGGCCTGGATGGTGTGGCGGGCCCTGCGGCACGAACTCACCCTCGGCGACCTCGCCCTGTGCTACCAGGCCTTCAGCCAGGGCCAGCGGCTGATGGGGTCGCTGCTGGCGAGCGCGGGCGAGATCTACAGCAACAGCCTCTTCCTGGAGGACCTCTTCGCCTTCCTCGAACTCGAGCCCCGGGTGACGGGCCCGCCGGACCCCGTCCCGGCGCCGCCGGCCCTGCGGGAGGGCGTCCGTTTCGAGGGGGTGAGCTTCACCTACCCCGGCAGCGGGCGGCCGGCGCTCCGCAACTTCGACCTGACGATCCCCACCGGCGCGGTCACGGCCATCGTCGGCCCGAACGGGGCGGGCAAGAGCACCCTGCTCAAGCTCCTCTGCCGCTTCTACGACCCCGGCGCGGGGAGGATCACCCTCGACGGGTCGGACCTGCGGCGCTTCCCCCTGGACGACCTCCGCCGGCGGGTCACCGTGCTGTTCCAGGAACCGGTCCACTACAACCTGACGGTGGCCGAGAACATCGCCCTGGGCGACCTGGCGACGCCCCCCACGGGGCCCGGCGTGGAGGGGGCCGCCCGCGACGCCGGGGCGGAGGGGATCGTCGCCGGCCTGCCCGAGGGCTACGACACCCTGCTGGGCAAGCTCTTCCTCGGCGGGTCGGACCTCAGCGTGGGCGAGTGGCAGCGGATCGCCCTGGCCCGGGCCTTCTACCGGCGCGCCCCCCTCCTCGTGCTCGACGAGCCCACCAGCGCCATGGACCCCTGGGCCGAGGCCGACTGGCTGGAGCGCTTCCTCCGCCTGGCGGAGGGGCTCACGGCGGTCGTCATCACCCACCGCTTCACCACCGCCATGTACGCCCGCACCATCCACGTCATGGACGGCGGCCGCATCGTCGAGTCCGGCAGCCACGCCGAGCTTCTGGCCCGCCAGGGCCTCTACGCCCAGTCCTGGACCCGGCAGATGCGGGCCGGGGGGAGGAACGTATGA
- a CDS encoding DUF11 domain-containing protein, which translates to MASVTGISYNDIGGAFDPLPDPDDTSVSFSNGTLLPYSVGTITVNVTAPEGTYPNDTGHLFIGEEDTGSFGSATLTASSAPPCTPGLTLATFQMGTTDLPPVFTSKAANVSTATASFATANHKIDTAQGNPVNSWSGEGFPKSTPPGSTTSPYFDITVDTSKYEDVSITVQTYRDADWSDTNTTMYVWSSSDGGASFTATSPATGTLPKTTWSADQTFAAAATGSSTTIFRINAYGANNPNSEMNLDNIVVRGCGIAPPPPTIAKSFSPETITQGDTSTLTFTITNTTLGNVALTGIAFTDVLPVGLTVASGTSSQCGGTLTTTAPRTIAFSGGSLSAGGSCSFSVSVTGATAGQYENVSDYISCNEGGTNTSSSGYATDTLTVNEPVYPPVLSKWFSPSSVLLTGSSTSTLNFMITNPNKATTLHNISFTDTLPAGVTVVTSPVPTSACSGSWSTTAPDSISFSGGQLAPDTSCYFSVTVYPTTTGTKNNTTSVVTSDEGSGSAASATLQVNAGVSLLALNKQISTTGLTGPWTKWVGFANATFPKDVYYRFFVSNDGETDLHSISVTDDRYTLSCTWPNPFTLTPGSTAECTYGPVSVVSAPSSPYVNTASATSTETPDAVTSSAEYGLKHITIIKDSEEGAFSASGDVLHYHYKISNDGHYPLLGPVTVSDNKVTTVTCDDVTTAIETATGNPGNGDKYLDPGESVYAASAEPHHVVSEAELTAGFVTNEASATIDGVTSNIATKTVYYSNNPLHVFLSGFRAYAENARVIVFWETAGERNTLGFQLLRLDPKTGGFNPVNAGLLPALAQPHRGGIYRLRDDGASPGGTYTYQLVEVETDGKRMTYGPITVCVGVANGDEPAMSGSSAYDRRVRDDARAEMKAVQAAKVESLANENMATGDLIKITVSEKGLYFMDACDIASLLEIPLSEIAPMIQKGKLSLSSQGEQIAYLPAPNDTGLYFYGAGVDSLYTQDNVYWLERGEGRLMSEIHGMKPRPSTQEASFSETRHFEENLVTMGSQYEDEDYDQWLWGYLFASSSWQDPPLDFTFEVPSLSEAQTLATIRLQLQGGSDAGVANDHHVALRLNGQPLAEDWWSGLTCHTVESAAPLKEGENTLTVEAKSEGSVAYNSFFINYFDVTYKRLYEAQGGCLFFRGDGNRTVTLRGFSSKDVLIFDLTDPLQPRLHGATTIRQNKTGYTASLYPATADTPYVAVTQDGIQRVYGKAVGTFTLSSQGTGADYLIIAPARLLPAAQTLADYRAGQGYKTRVVDVESVMNEFGFGLWDPEAIRSFLSFAHANWSTAPRFAVLIGDGSMDYKDYLGFGGCLIPSPMMPTPHGRFVSDNHLADFDGDHVPEIAIGRLPVTTADELLAVVGKIQQYERTAANGNVVLLADTPDRHAGNFITDSETLASLFPVNYALTKIYLSNPADVGTARSRLFAAINSGVDFFNYIGHSNAYLFSNSWLLYYLPELGYNDLPRFRNAGRLPIMTVSGCSVGDFSNPYRIILAEALLFWPFGGIAAVWTSTGFSDDVPGALLSRDFYNAYLQSGPNAAIGDVVRRALSAYKNRGKDLYMIDVYNLIGDPALRLR; encoded by the coding sequence GTGGCCAGCGTGACGGGTATTAGCTATAACGATATCGGGGGAGCATTTGATCCCCTGCCCGATCCTGATGACACCTCCGTTTCATTCTCCAACGGCACGCTCCTTCCATACAGCGTGGGAACCATCACCGTGAATGTGACAGCCCCCGAGGGCACTTATCCCAACGATACTGGACACCTTTTTATAGGCGAAGAAGATACCGGCAGTTTTGGCAGTGCCACCTTGACGGCTTCCTCCGCACCGCCTTGCACCCCAGGGCTCACTCTGGCTACTTTTCAGATGGGGACAACCGATCTTCCTCCCGTTTTCACGTCCAAGGCAGCCAACGTTTCTACCGCCACAGCAAGTTTCGCAACAGCAAACCATAAAATTGATACAGCACAAGGTAACCCGGTTAATTCTTGGTCGGGCGAAGGGTTTCCGAAAAGTACTCCTCCCGGTTCAACAACTTCGCCTTACTTTGACATTACCGTGGATACAAGCAAGTATGAGGATGTTTCCATCACGGTGCAGACTTATCGGGACGCCGACTGGAGTGATACAAACACAACAATGTACGTGTGGTCCAGTTCCGATGGCGGGGCTTCGTTTACGGCGACTTCTCCCGCCACTGGTACTTTACCCAAAACGACCTGGAGCGCCGATCAGACATTTGCAGCAGCAGCCACGGGCTCGAGTACGACAATATTCCGGATCAATGCCTACGGCGCCAACAATCCAAACTCCGAAATGAATCTCGACAACATCGTTGTAAGAGGTTGCGGAATCGCTCCTCCGCCCCCGACGATAGCCAAATCCTTCTCACCTGAAACCATCACCCAGGGAGACACTTCAACGCTGACCTTTACCATCACCAACACGACACTGGGGAATGTCGCCCTGACGGGAATCGCTTTCACCGATGTCTTGCCCGTTGGGTTGACGGTGGCCTCTGGTACATCGTCGCAATGCGGGGGCACATTGACCACCACCGCGCCTCGGACCATCGCTTTCAGCGGCGGATCACTGTCCGCCGGCGGCAGTTGCAGCTTCAGCGTCAGCGTTACCGGCGCCACTGCGGGGCAATACGAAAACGTCAGCGATTACATCTCCTGCAACGAGGGAGGTACGAACACGAGTTCCAGTGGCTATGCGACCGACACTCTGACCGTCAATGAGCCGGTCTACCCGCCTGTTCTCTCCAAGTGGTTCAGTCCATCATCCGTCCTCCTGACCGGCTCCTCGACATCGACGCTGAACTTCATGATCACCAACCCGAACAAAGCAACAACACTCCACAATATCAGCTTCACGGATACCTTGCCGGCGGGAGTGACCGTGGTGACTTCCCCCGTTCCGACTTCTGCCTGTTCGGGCTCTTGGAGCACCACGGCTCCGGATTCGATCTCTTTCAGTGGTGGCCAGCTTGCCCCCGATACCAGTTGTTACTTTAGTGTGACAGTCTATCCCACCACGACCGGGACGAAGAACAACACGACTTCCGTCGTGACCTCCGACGAAGGATCCGGCAGTGCAGCTTCTGCCACGCTTCAAGTTAACGCCGGGGTGTCGCTGCTCGCGCTGAACAAGCAGATTTCGACGACCGGCTTGACCGGGCCTTGGACCAAATGGGTTGGATTTGCGAATGCGACGTTTCCTAAAGACGTGTATTACCGATTCTTTGTCTCCAACGACGGCGAAACCGATCTCCATTCGATCAGCGTAACAGATGACAGGTACACCCTCAGTTGTACCTGGCCCAATCCATTTACATTGACGCCGGGCAGCACTGCCGAATGCACTTACGGTCCGGTGTCGGTAGTTTCCGCACCCTCCAGTCCGTACGTCAACACAGCATCCGCCACCAGCACTGAAACTCCCGACGCGGTAACCTCGTCGGCGGAGTACGGCCTGAAGCATATTACTATCATCAAGGATTCCGAGGAAGGGGCTTTCTCTGCGAGCGGAGACGTATTACACTACCATTACAAGATCTCGAACGACGGTCACTACCCCTTGCTTGGCCCGGTGACAGTTTCGGACAACAAAGTGACGACGGTTACCTGCGATGACGTGACCACTGCCATCGAAACCGCAACCGGGAATCCCGGCAACGGCGACAAGTACCTGGATCCGGGCGAGAGCGTTTATGCCGCGTCCGCGGAACCGCATCATGTGGTTTCCGAGGCCGAACTTACGGCAGGTTTTGTCACCAACGAAGCGTCCGCCACGATAGACGGCGTCACGTCAAACATTGCGACTAAAACGGTATATTACAGTAACAACCCCTTGCATGTTTTCTTGTCTGGCTTCCGCGCCTACGCGGAAAACGCTCGTGTAATCGTTTTCTGGGAAACGGCCGGAGAGCGAAACACGCTGGGGTTCCAACTGTTGAGGCTGGACCCGAAGACCGGAGGATTCAATCCCGTCAATGCAGGCCTTTTGCCTGCATTGGCTCAACCCCACCGTGGAGGTATCTACCGCTTACGGGACGATGGCGCTTCGCCCGGAGGGACATACACCTATCAACTTGTCGAAGTGGAGACTGACGGCAAGCGGATGACATACGGTCCCATCACGGTTTGCGTTGGCGTCGCCAATGGGGACGAACCGGCCATGTCCGGGTCTTCGGCATACGACCGCCGTGTCAGGGATGATGCTCGTGCGGAGATGAAGGCGGTTCAGGCCGCCAAGGTGGAATCCCTGGCCAACGAGAACATGGCGACAGGCGACCTCATCAAAATTACGGTCTCCGAGAAAGGCCTCTATTTCATGGATGCGTGTGATATTGCCTCGCTCCTGGAAATTCCCCTCTCTGAAATCGCCCCGATGATCCAAAAAGGCAAGCTCTCCCTGAGCAGCCAGGGCGAACAGATAGCCTATCTGCCTGCGCCAAATGATACAGGTCTCTATTTTTACGGAGCAGGCGTGGACAGCCTCTACACTCAAGATAACGTTTATTGGCTCGAACGGGGTGAAGGGCGGCTCATGTCGGAGATCCACGGCATGAAACCCAGGCCGTCAACCCAGGAGGCAAGTTTCAGCGAGACCCGGCATTTCGAGGAAAATCTGGTGACGATGGGCTCGCAGTACGAGGACGAGGACTATGACCAGTGGTTGTGGGGTTATCTGTTCGCCAGCAGTTCCTGGCAGGATCCGCCATTGGATTTTACTTTCGAGGTTCCCAGTCTTTCCGAAGCTCAGACCCTGGCCACCATCCGGCTGCAACTTCAGGGCGGGTCGGACGCGGGGGTTGCCAATGACCACCACGTTGCTCTCCGACTCAACGGGCAACCATTGGCTGAGGATTGGTGGAGCGGACTAACCTGTCATACCGTGGAATCGGCCGCACCGCTCAAAGAGGGTGAAAACACGCTGACCGTGGAAGCGAAGTCTGAAGGGAGTGTAGCGTACAATTCATTTTTCATCAATTACTTCGATGTGACTTACAAACGGCTATACGAGGCGCAAGGAGGCTGCCTTTTCTTCCGGGGGGATGGTAACCGGACCGTGACCTTGAGAGGCTTCTCGTCGAAAGATGTTCTAATCTTCGACCTCACGGACCCTCTACAACCCAGACTTCACGGTGCCACCACCATACGGCAAAACAAGACCGGCTACACGGCCAGTCTTTATCCGGCGACCGCCGATACCCCTTATGTAGCGGTAACCCAAGATGGCATACAACGGGTTTACGGTAAGGCGGTCGGAACCTTCACCCTTTCATCCCAAGGCACTGGGGCCGATTATCTCATCATCGCTCCCGCCCGGCTTTTACCGGCGGCACAGACGCTGGCCGATTACCGGGCCGGCCAGGGTTATAAGACCCGAGTCGTGGACGTTGAAAGCGTGATGAACGAGTTCGGCTTTGGCCTGTGGGATCCTGAGGCCATCCGAAGTTTCCTGTCTTTTGCGCATGCCAACTGGAGCACTGCCCCGCGTTTCGCCGTCCTGATTGGTGACGGCAGCATGGACTACAAGGACTACCTGGGCTTTGGAGGCTGCCTGATCCCGTCTCCCATGATGCCGACACCCCATGGCCGTTTTGTTTCGGACAACCATCTCGCGGATTTTGATGGGGATCATGTACCGGAGATCGCGATCGGAAGGCTCCCGGTGACCACTGCGGATGAATTACTCGCGGTTGTCGGCAAAATCCAACAATATGAGAGAACCGCGGCCAACGGGAATGTGGTACTCCTTGCGGACACGCCGGACAGGCATGCGGGGAACTTCATCACAGACAGCGAGACGCTTGCCTCGCTCTTTCCCGTTAATTATGCCTTAACAAAGATTTATCTGTCCAACCCCGCGGACGTCGGCACAGCGAGATCAAGGCTGTTCGCTGCCATCAACAGTGGCGTGGACTTTTTCAACTACATCGGCCATTCCAATGCGTATCTGTTTTCCAATTCCTGGTTGTTGTATTATTTGCCGGAACTGGGGTACAATGATTTGCCTCGCTTCCGAAACGCGGGAAGACTGCCGATCATGACGGTTTCCGGATGTTCCGTTGGGGATTTCTCGAACCCTTACCGTATTATTCTGGCTGAAGCTTTGCTTTTCTGGCCCTTTGGAGGCATCGCCGCCGTCTGGACATCTACCGGTTTTTCTGATGATGTGCCAGGTGCGCTCCTCAGCCGGGACTTCTACAACGCCTATTTGCAGTCCGGGCCGAACGCCGCTATCGGAGACGTCGTGCGTCGGGCCCTTTCAGCCTACAAGAACCGCGGCAAGGACTTGTACATGATCGATGTTTATAATCTGATCGGCGACCCCGCACTCCGATTAAGGTGA
- a CDS encoding radical SAM protein produces the protein MDCLDVERSGIKAYWRGFLDRAIKQKIPLSGALELTRRCNLRCAHCYLGHGASRLVHPGEELGTDRWLSLIDEMTAAGCLTLLLTGGEPLLREDFTSIYRRARENGLLVVVFTNGTLVTEDLLRLFQKFPPVEVEVSLYGASATTFDRVTGMPGSYEQCMRGIKALLSNGIRVNLKTILMTLNHHELVDMENMARELGVGFRFDSAITPCLNGDDSPLELRVTPEEIVAREMEDTSRRERWRKHYEKCKDITLGNRLYGCSAGYTSFYVDASGRIQPCQMTGDLGFDLFDGSFLEGWKKITERIGDLKAEADFACRDCKTINLCGYCPAFFRLETGRADIRSEFLCRIGELRLSYIREKLTEGAKRERKSRADRKTTV, from the coding sequence ATGGATTGCCTGGATGTGGAGCGGTCGGGCATCAAGGCGTATTGGCGGGGTTTCCTTGACAGGGCCATAAAACAGAAGATTCCCCTCTCTGGGGCTCTGGAGTTGACCCGCCGGTGCAACCTTCGTTGTGCGCACTGTTATCTGGGACACGGGGCTTCACGGTTGGTCCACCCCGGCGAGGAGTTGGGAACGGACCGATGGCTATCGCTGATCGATGAAATGACTGCGGCCGGCTGTCTGACCCTGTTGCTGACTGGGGGTGAACCTCTTCTCCGTGAAGATTTTACGTCAATCTACCGCCGGGCCCGGGAGAATGGCCTTCTGGTAGTCGTCTTTACCAATGGGACCCTGGTGACTGAGGACCTCCTAAGGCTTTTTCAAAAATTCCCCCCCGTAGAAGTTGAGGTCAGCCTCTACGGGGCTTCGGCCACGACCTTCGACCGCGTCACCGGGATGCCGGGATCCTATGAACAATGTATGCGCGGGATAAAAGCGCTGTTGAGCAACGGGATTCGCGTGAACCTGAAGACGATCCTGATGACCCTGAACCATCATGAACTGGTGGACATGGAGAACATGGCTCGGGAGTTGGGCGTTGGTTTCCGTTTTGACTCGGCTATCACACCCTGTTTGAATGGTGATGACTCTCCCTTGGAACTCCGGGTCACCCCAGAGGAGATCGTTGCCAGGGAAATGGAAGACACTTCGAGAAGGGAGCGGTGGAGGAAGCATTATGAGAAATGTAAAGACATAACACTGGGCAATCGCCTGTATGGTTGCAGCGCTGGGTACACCAGTTTTTACGTGGATGCTTCAGGCCGCATTCAACCTTGCCAGATGACAGGTGATTTAGGGTTTGATCTCTTCGACGGTTCATTTCTCGAAGGGTGGAAGAAGATAACTGAAAGGATCGGTGACTTGAAAGCGGAAGCCGACTTTGCATGCCGGGACTGTAAAACCATCAACCTCTGCGGATATTGTCCAGCCTTTTTCAGGCTGGAAACCGGCCGGGCGGATATCCGTAGCGAATTTCTTTGCCGAATCGGTGAACTTCGACTCAGTTACATTCGCGAAAAATTGACGGAAGGAGCAAAACGTGAAAGAAAATCAAGAGCGGACCGTAAAACTACCGTATGA